One stretch of Gouania willdenowi chromosome 16, fGouWil2.1, whole genome shotgun sequence DNA includes these proteins:
- the LOC114477534 gene encoding uncharacterized protein LOC114477534 isoform X1 gives MDPQHILCWRLAPLFLFMPCGFHCVSVHIINEEPVHVIPGSNLVLKAQIKQEPQEEVSMVTWEREPETGAAPVRVTLATCPGRGLGCAGSRPNVHADAEQQETTLQINKYSREDGGVYGVTVTDRTGASTTAHCIVREYEAVHHVSLSINMSHSSLVCGEAWGTDPSFSWLYERAAITRAVGEISKDGSTLVLNMAPICGDFTCVVSNKLGYSSASYSAGPCEKEGRGMMAAVVCLVFLLLLFGGAVAFLLWRRYRNNHRGERLQEHLDDTI, from the exons ATGGATCCACAACACATCCTGTGCTGGAGACTCGCCCCATTGTTTCTCTTTA TGCCCTGTGGGTTCCACTGTGTCTCAGTGCACATTATCAACGAAGAACCTGTGCACGTAATCCCAGGGTCCAATCTGGTTCTGAAAGCCCAAATCAAGCAGGAACCCCAGGAAGAGGTATCCATGGTAACCTGGGAGCGGGAGCCTGAAACTGGAGCAGCTCCTGTGCGAGTGACCCTGGCGACGTGCCCTGGCAGAGGCCTTGGGTGTGCTGGTTCGAGACCAAACGTCCACGCAGACGCAGAGCAGCAGGAGACCACACTTCAGATTAATAAGTACAGCAGAGAGGACGGCGGCGTGTACGGGGTGACTGTGACTGATCGCACAGGGGCCTCAACCACAGCACACTGCATTGTCAGGGAGTACG AGGCGGTTCATCATGTTTCTTTGAGCATCAACATGTCTCACTCGTCGCTGGTTTGCGGCGAGGCCTGGGGGACGGACCCCAGCTTCAGTTGGCTCTACGAGAGGGCTGCCATCACTCGGGCCGTGGGGGAAATCTCCAAAGATGGGAGCACTTTGGTTTTGAACATGGCTCCAATTTGTGGAGACTTCACGTGTGTGGTCAGCAACAAGCTCGGCTACAGCTCTGCCTCCTACTCAGCAG GACCTTGTGAAAAGGAGGGTCGGGGGATGATGGCGGCCGTGGTGTGTCTCGTCTTCCTGCTGCTACTGTTTGGAGGAGCCGTGGCGTTTTTATTGTGGAG GAGATACCGGAACAATCATCGAGGAGAGAGGCTGCAGGAACATTTGGATGACACCATTTAG
- the LOC114477534 gene encoding uncharacterized protein LOC114477534 isoform X2: protein MVTWEREPETGAAPVRVTLATCPGRGLGCAGSRPNVHADAEQQETTLQINKYSREDGGVYGVTVTDRTGASTTAHCIVREYEAVHHVSLSINMSHSSLVCGEAWGTDPSFSWLYERAAITRAVGEISKDGSTLVLNMAPICGDFTCVVSNKLGYSSASYSAGPCEKEGRGMMAAVVCLVFLLLLFGGAVAFLLWRRYRNNHRGERLQEHLDDTI from the exons ATGGTAACCTGGGAGCGGGAGCCTGAAACTGGAGCAGCTCCTGTGCGAGTGACCCTGGCGACGTGCCCTGGCAGAGGCCTTGGGTGTGCTGGTTCGAGACCAAACGTCCACGCAGACGCAGAGCAGCAGGAGACCACACTTCAGATTAATAAGTACAGCAGAGAGGACGGCGGCGTGTACGGGGTGACTGTGACTGATCGCACAGGGGCCTCAACCACAGCACACTGCATTGTCAGGGAGTACG AGGCGGTTCATCATGTTTCTTTGAGCATCAACATGTCTCACTCGTCGCTGGTTTGCGGCGAGGCCTGGGGGACGGACCCCAGCTTCAGTTGGCTCTACGAGAGGGCTGCCATCACTCGGGCCGTGGGGGAAATCTCCAAAGATGGGAGCACTTTGGTTTTGAACATGGCTCCAATTTGTGGAGACTTCACGTGTGTGGTCAGCAACAAGCTCGGCTACAGCTCTGCCTCCTACTCAGCAG GACCTTGTGAAAAGGAGGGTCGGGGGATGATGGCGGCCGTGGTGTGTCTCGTCTTCCTGCTGCTACTGTTTGGAGGAGCCGTGGCGTTTTTATTGTGGAG GAGATACCGGAACAATCATCGAGGAGAGAGGCTGCAGGAACATTTGGATGACACCATTTAG